From one Fusobacterium mortiferum ATCC 9817 genomic stretch:
- a CDS encoding AMP-binding protein, giving the protein MNFVKDYNKTAIIYDGKRISYSEVIKKSKYFSTLFDIKPQDKVIIFMENRPELLYSFLGTWDKRGTCVCLDASFSGEELVYYLNDSDAKFIYTSNGSQKAVVEGLALSGKTSEVKVINVDEIEVKDIEIKEYILKAPERDDIALMLYTSGTTGNPKGVMLKFDNILVNIEGLDKYKMFISEDIVLALLPMHHIFPLLGAGVVPLAKGATIVFLKELSSQAMVEAFKEHRVTMMIGVPRLWEMLHKKIMEKINSSKVTKAVFKLAEKIESISIRKKIFKKVHEGFGGNVRFFVSGGSKLDPQISKDFLTLGIQVCEGYGMTETSPMISFTPINEIVPGSAGKILPGVEVKISEDGEILARGRNVMAGYYKRPEATAETIDNEGWIHTGDLGELKNEYLYVTGRKKEMIVLSNGKNINPVEIEQWIMANTNLIQEMAVAEVDSVLTAVVYPNFQKIVEEKITNIKETLKWGVIDKYNGKAPNYRKILDIRIVQEELPKTKLGKVRRFMLHSLLNKKEEENIKIEEPKFQEYSELKSYLEKVKNKKITPMAHLELDLGLDSLDMVELLTHLETSYGIKGEESIIVNNPTVEKLANYIKENRGERKFEEINWKEYLNQEKNITLPNSNIAIHLIKALLWLPLTLYIRVKKSGIENIPNDRPVIFAGNHQSFLDAFIFGYATPFKYLVNSYSLAKIKHFNKGYLKFLANHSNVVLVDINKNLGEVLQTMAKVLKEGKNIVIFPEGARTRDGEMLEFKKAFAILAKEMEVDIVPFGIRGAYEAFPANSKLPKPAQVEIKYFEPISSKDKSYEEIVQETRDTLIKWVGK; this is encoded by the coding sequence GTGAATTTTGTAAAAGATTATAATAAGACTGCTATTATTTATGATGGAAAGAGAATAAGCTACAGTGAGGTTATCAAAAAAAGTAAATATTTCTCTACTCTTTTTGATATCAAACCTCAGGATAAGGTTATCATCTTTATGGAAAATAGACCAGAATTATTATATAGTTTTTTAGGGACTTGGGATAAGAGAGGAACTTGTGTATGCTTAGATGCTAGTTTTAGTGGGGAAGAGCTAGTATATTATTTAAATGATTCAGATGCTAAGTTTATTTATACATCTAATGGAAGTCAAAAAGCTGTGGTAGAGGGATTGGCTCTATCAGGAAAAACTTCTGAAGTAAAAGTAATAAATGTAGATGAGATAGAAGTAAAAGATATTGAGATAAAAGAGTATATTTTAAAAGCTCCAGAGAGAGATGATATAGCTCTTATGCTATATACCTCAGGAACAACAGGAAATCCTAAAGGGGTAATGCTAAAATTTGATAATATTTTAGTCAATATAGAGGGATTAGATAAATATAAGATGTTTATTTCGGAAGATATAGTTTTAGCTCTACTTCCTATGCATCATATTTTTCCACTTTTAGGAGCAGGAGTAGTTCCTTTAGCTAAGGGAGCAACTATTGTCTTTTTAAAAGAGTTATCATCTCAAGCAATGGTAGAAGCTTTTAAGGAACATAGGGTAACTATGATGATAGGGGTTCCTAGACTCTGGGAGATGTTACATAAAAAGATAATGGAAAAAATTAATTCTAGCAAAGTAACTAAAGCAGTATTTAAATTAGCTGAAAAGATAGAGAGTATAAGTATAAGAAAGAAAATTTTTAAAAAGGTTCACGAAGGTTTTGGTGGGAATGTAAGATTTTTTGTTTCTGGAGGTTCTAAACTAGATCCACAAATATCAAAAGATTTCCTAACTTTAGGAATACAAGTGTGTGAAGGTTATGGAATGACTGAGACATCTCCAATGATATCTTTTACTCCTATCAATGAGATTGTTCCAGGTTCTGCTGGAAAAATTTTGCCAGGGGTAGAGGTAAAAATCTCTGAAGATGGAGAGATTTTAGCTAGAGGTAGAAATGTAATGGCTGGTTACTACAAACGTCCTGAAGCAACAGCAGAGACAATAGATAATGAAGGTTGGATACATACAGGGGATTTAGGAGAATTAAAGAATGAGTATTTATATGTAACAGGGCGTAAAAAAGAGATGATAGTTCTATCTAATGGAAAAAATATAAATCCAGTGGAGATAGAGCAATGGATAATGGCTAATACAAATCTAATTCAAGAAATGGCAGTAGCTGAAGTGGACTCTGTACTTACAGCAGTTGTATATCCTAATTTCCAAAAAATAGTTGAAGAAAAAATAACAAATATAAAGGAAACTCTAAAATGGGGAGTAATAGATAAATATAATGGAAAAGCTCCTAATTATAGAAAAATATTAGATATTAGAATAGTCCAAGAGGAACTACCTAAAACTAAACTTGGAAAAGTAAGAAGATTTATGTTGCACTCTCTTTTAAATAAAAAGGAAGAGGAGAATATAAAGATAGAGGAGCCTAAATTTCAAGAGTATTCAGAATTAAAATCATATTTAGAGAAAGTGAAGAATAAGAAGATTACTCCTATGGCTCATCTTGAATTAGATTTAGGATTAGATTCTTTAGATATGGTTGAACTTCTTACTCATCTAGAAACAAGCTATGGTATTAAGGGAGAAGAGAGTATAATAGTTAATAATCCTACTGTTGAAAAATTAGCTAATTATATAAAAGAGAATAGAGGAGAGAGAAAATTTGAAGAGATAAATTGGAAAGAGTATCTTAATCAAGAGAAAAATATTACTCTTCCAAATTCAAATATAGCTATACATCTAATAAAAGCTCTACTTTGGTTACCTTTAACTCTATATATTAGAGTAAAAAAATCAGGAATAGAAAATATTCCAAACGATAGACCTGTAATTTTTGCTGGAAATCATCAAAGCTTTTTAGATGCTTTTATATTTGGATATGCAACTCCATTTAAATATTTAGTAAACTCCTATTCACTTGCTAAAATAAAACATTTTAATAAAGGATATCTGAAATTTTTAGCAAACCATTCCAATGTTGTATTAGTAGATATAAATAAAAATCTAGGAGAAGTTCTGCAAACTATGGCTAAGGTATTAAAAGAGGGAAAAAATATAGTTATATTCCCAGAGGGAGCAAGAACAAGAGATGGAGAGATGTTGGAATTTAAAAAAGCTTTTGCTATTTTAGCAAAAGAGATGGAGGTAGATATTGTTCCTTTTGGAATAAGAGGAGCTTATGAAGCTTTTCCAGCTAATTCTAAATTACCTAAGCCAGCTCAAGTAGAAATAAAGTATTTTGAACCAATATCTTCAAAGGATAAAAGTTATGAAGAGATTGTTCAAGAAACAAGAGATACTTTGATTAAGTGGGTAGGAAAATAG
- a CDS encoding TonB-dependent receptor, which translates to MKKIIFMILSINTILLGNEIHLSSTTITTTSGLNTPLVETNKNITLITKEDISKKQYNNVEAILRDTPNIIITNTQFGPTINLRGSGERSMSRVKVMIDGINLTPLEESMGSLPLNSIPVSSIEKIEIIPGGSAALYGSGTTGGVINIITLADSRKDFISADLKGGSYYNKNLDFSIGQNINDNLYLSLATQYSNKDGYRENENSENKSFNGTLDYIINEKHRIKFQGLYFNDEGKTSTEIKKSLLSQNRRAKGENIDFDSKRGSFSLDYEYRASNSLTLYSNIFKTKYERNFLQNDTRDFSIPKFTSNMPFSPLIKNLKSTLDGKFIEESQGIKLKSKFDYDSGTLVMGYDYTTTNVKRDSLVTTDRFKFSDVSIDNFPIPPNLLGTLEGIVTIKNSFDISKDTHALYLLNNYNLTEKLALTTGLRYEYSKYNGYRNSFGNIKGYNLENGGILGGILFPNNNSNKILINDYTAIDKSTDNFAGEIGLNYKFSEVGSIYTRYERGFISPLPSQLTNKENQKYTNSNLKSETIDSIEFGIKDVIDNSFITVSIFFSQTNNEIATLDRNANNPALKEWKFENIGQTRRYGSEIFAQHYFDKLTLSESITYAKIKKVNSNEWLKEGDKVPIVSKWKITLGADYKFNDKFSLGATYVYNSSYEKRELESYNKYKISGFGVTDLYGKYNIKDYLTVKIGVNNIFNEHYNYFETATTAIPAPERNYYLGLSLKF; encoded by the coding sequence ATGAAAAAAATAATTTTTATGATTTTATCTATAAATACAATTCTTTTAGGAAATGAAATTCATTTATCCTCAACAACTATTACAACAACTTCTGGTTTAAATACTCCATTAGTTGAAACTAATAAAAATATTACTTTAATTACAAAAGAAGATATCTCAAAAAAACAATATAATAATGTAGAAGCAATTCTAAGAGATACTCCTAACATAATCATTACTAATACTCAATTTGGTCCAACTATAAATCTTCGTGGAAGTGGAGAACGTTCAATGAGTAGAGTAAAAGTTATGATAGATGGAATCAACTTAACCCCACTTGAAGAATCTATGGGAAGTCTACCTCTTAATTCTATTCCTGTAAGTTCTATTGAAAAAATTGAAATAATACCTGGTGGTAGTGCTGCTTTATATGGAAGTGGAACAACAGGTGGAGTAATTAATATTATAACCTTAGCAGATAGTAGAAAAGATTTTATCTCTGCAGATCTCAAAGGTGGCTCGTATTATAATAAAAACTTAGATTTTTCAATAGGACAAAATATAAATGATAATCTTTATCTAAGTCTTGCTACACAATATTCTAATAAAGATGGATATAGAGAAAATGAAAATTCTGAAAATAAAAGTTTTAATGGAACATTAGACTATATTATAAATGAAAAACATAGAATAAAATTTCAAGGATTATATTTTAATGATGAAGGTAAAACATCTACTGAGATAAAAAAATCCTTACTTTCACAAAATAGACGAGCTAAAGGAGAAAATATTGATTTTGATAGTAAAAGAGGTTCTTTCTCTCTAGATTATGAATACAGAGCTAGCAACTCTCTAACTTTATACTCAAATATTTTCAAAACTAAATATGAAAGAAACTTTTTACAAAATGATACTAGAGATTTTTCTATTCCTAAATTTACTTCAAATATGCCATTTTCACCTTTAATAAAAAATTTAAAATCTACTTTAGATGGAAAATTTATTGAAGAATCTCAAGGGATTAAATTAAAATCTAAATTTGACTATGATAGTGGAACTTTAGTAATGGGATATGATTATACTACTACTAATGTTAAAAGAGATAGTTTAGTTACAACGGATAGATTTAAATTTTCAGATGTAAGTATTGATAACTTTCCTATTCCACCTAACCTTCTTGGAACTCTTGAAGGTATAGTTACTATAAAAAATAGTTTTGATATCAGTAAAGATACCCATGCACTATATTTACTTAATAATTATAATCTTACTGAAAAACTTGCTCTTACTACTGGACTAAGATATGAATATTCAAAATACAATGGTTATAGAAATTCATTTGGTAATATAAAAGGTTACAATTTAGAAAATGGTGGAATATTAGGCGGAATATTATTCCCTAATAATAATTCAAATAAAATTTTAATAAATGATTATACCGCTATAGATAAAAGTACAGATAATTTTGCTGGAGAAATTGGACTTAATTACAAATTTAGTGAAGTAGGAAGCATCTATACTAGATATGAAAGAGGTTTTATCTCTCCTCTTCCAAGTCAATTAACTAATAAAGAAAATCAAAAATATACTAATAGCAATCTAAAATCTGAAACTATTGATAGTATTGAATTCGGAATAAAAGATGTTATAGATAATAGTTTTATTACAGTATCTATTTTCTTTTCACAAACTAATAATGAAATAGCAACATTAGACAGAAATGCTAATAATCCAGCTTTAAAGGAATGGAAATTTGAAAATATCGGTCAAACAAGAAGATATGGCAGCGAAATTTTTGCTCAACACTATTTTGATAAGTTAACTTTAAGTGAGTCTATAACTTATGCTAAAATAAAAAAAGTCAATAGTAACGAATGGTTAAAGGAAGGAGATAAAGTTCCAATTGTTTCAAAATGGAAAATCACTTTAGGAGCTGATTATAAATTTAATGATAAATTTTCTCTAGGAGCAACTTATGTCTATAATAGTAGCTATGAAAAAAGAGAACTAGAATCTTACAATAAATATAAAATTTCTGGATTTGGAGTAACAGACTTATATGGAAAATACAATATAAAAGATTATCTAACTGTTAAAATTGGAGTTAATAACATATTTAATGAACACTATAATTATTTTGAAACTGCAACAACAGCTATTCCTGCTCCAGAAAGAAATTATTACTTAGGACTATCACTAAAATTTTAA
- a CDS encoding globin domain-containing protein has translation MLSQKTIDIVKATVPALKERGVEITQVFYKNMLGENPDIRAMFDPEKQKDGSQPKALAMTVLAAAQNIENLAILAPAVQKIAKTHVNVNVKPEHYPIVGKYLLGAIKEVLGETATEEVLNAWAEAYGVIADIFIKVEADIYAEQNR, from the coding sequence ATGTTATCACAAAAAACAATTGATATAGTAAAAGCAACAGTACCAGCTTTAAAAGAAAGAGGAGTAGAGATTACTCAAGTATTTTATAAAAATATGTTAGGAGAAAATCCAGATATAAGAGCTATGTTTGATCCAGAAAAACAAAAAGATGGTTCTCAACCAAAAGCTTTAGCGATGACAGTATTAGCAGCAGCTCAAAATATAGAGAATTTAGCTATTTTAGCTCCTGCTGTACAAAAAATTGCTAAAACACATGTAAATGTAAATGTTAAACCAGAGCATTATCCTATTGTAGGAAAATATCTTTTAGGTGCAATTAAAGAAGTATTAGGAGAAACAGCAACTGAAGAAGTTCTTAATGCTTGGGCAGAAGCTTATGGAGTAATAGCAGATATTTTTATCAAAGTAGAAGCAGATATATACGCTGAACAAAATAGATAA
- a CDS encoding DEAD/DEAH box helicase: MEKLEQFRELGLSEKTLKALAKKGYEQPTPIQALTIPALLNGDKDIIGQAQTGTGKTAAFSLPILENFEPSKVIQAIVLAPTRELALQVAEEMNSLAHGKKIRITPVYGGQSIEFQIRQLKKGTDIIVGTPGRVIDLMERKLIKLQDLKYFILDEADEMLNMGFVEDIEKILEATNEDKRMLFFSATMPNEIMKIAKNHMKDYEVLAVKARELTTDLTDQIYFEVHEKDKFEALCRIIDLTRDFYGIVFCRTKNDANDLVGKLNDRGYDAEGLHGDISQNYREVTLKRFKAKKINVLVATDVAARGIDVNDLSHVINYSIPQEAESYVHRIGRTGRAGKEGTAITFITPQEYRRLLQIQRIVKTEIRKERVPEIKDVIQAKKFRLMEELNNILAEGNYDNFKDFAKELLNGEQALDLVAALLKHAYDDILDENNYNEISEVKLEKSGKVRLFIALGRKNAMTPKKLVDYVIKKSKVDDRKIKNVEVFENFSFMSVPFTEAEIILEAFQKDKNGKKPLVEKAKDKSNEDKSKEKKENSKRKKKENK; encoded by the coding sequence ATGGAAAAATTAGAACAATTTAGAGAATTAGGATTGAGTGAGAAAACATTAAAAGCTTTGGCAAAGAAAGGGTATGAACAGCCTACTCCTATCCAGGCGTTAACAATTCCAGCTCTATTAAATGGAGATAAGGATATAATTGGGCAAGCTCAAACAGGAACAGGAAAAACTGCTGCTTTCTCTCTTCCTATATTAGAAAATTTTGAGCCAAGTAAAGTTATACAAGCAATAGTTCTAGCTCCTACTAGAGAATTAGCTCTACAAGTAGCTGAAGAGATGAATAGTTTAGCTCACGGTAAAAAAATAAGAATTACTCCTGTATATGGTGGGCAATCAATAGAGTTTCAAATTAGACAATTAAAAAAAGGAACTGATATTATTGTTGGTACTCCTGGAAGAGTAATTGACTTAATGGAAAGAAAACTTATCAAGTTACAAGATTTAAAATATTTTATCTTAGATGAAGCAGATGAAATGTTAAATATGGGATTTGTAGAGGATATTGAAAAAATATTAGAAGCTACTAATGAAGATAAGAGAATGTTATTCTTTTCAGCAACTATGCCAAATGAAATTATGAAAATTGCTAAAAATCATATGAAAGATTATGAAGTTTTAGCTGTAAAAGCTAGAGAATTAACTACTGATTTAACTGATCAAATATATTTTGAAGTACATGAAAAAGATAAGTTTGAAGCTCTTTGTAGAATTATTGATTTAACTAGAGATTTCTATGGAATTGTTTTCTGTCGTACAAAAAATGATGCCAATGACTTAGTAGGAAAATTAAATGATAGAGGATATGATGCTGAAGGTCTACATGGAGATATCAGCCAAAATTATAGAGAGGTTACTTTAAAAAGATTTAAAGCTAAAAAGATAAATGTACTTGTAGCAACTGACGTAGCTGCTAGAGGAATTGATGTAAATGATTTATCTCATGTTATTAACTACTCTATACCACAAGAAGCTGAAAGCTATGTACATAGAATAGGAAGAACAGGAAGAGCTGGAAAAGAAGGAACTGCTATCACTTTTATCACTCCACAAGAGTATAGAAGATTACTTCAAATTCAAAGAATTGTAAAAACTGAGATAAGAAAAGAGAGAGTTCCTGAAATAAAAGATGTAATACAAGCTAAAAAATTCAGACTTATGGAAGAACTAAATAATATTTTAGCAGAAGGAAATTATGATAATTTTAAAGATTTTGCAAAGGAACTTCTAAATGGAGAACAAGCTTTGGATTTAGTTGCTGCTTTATTAAAACATGCTTATGATGATATCTTAGATGAGAATAACTACAATGAAATCAGTGAGGTTAAGTTAGAAAAATCTGGTAAAGTAAGATTATTTATTGCACTAGGTAGAAAAAATGCTATGACTCCTAAAAAACTTGTAGACTATGTTATAAAAAAATCTAAAGTTGATGATAGAAAAATTAAAAATGTTGAGGTTTTTGAAAACTTCTCATTTATGTCTGTTCCTTTTACTGAAGCTGAAATTATATTAGAAGCTTTCCAAAAAGATAAAAATGGTAAAAAGCCTCTTGTTGAAAAAGCTAAGGATAAATCTAACGAAGATAAAAGTAAGGAAAAAAAGGAAAATTCAAAAAGAAAGAAAAAAGAAAATAAATAG
- the yfcE gene encoding phosphodiesterase → MKLFIISDIHGSLYYLKKVMEIFEKENYDKLVILGDELYHGPRNPLPKDYSPKEVIEILNKYKDKIIAVRGNCDSEVDQMVLSYPIMSDYSMIYLGNKRVFLTHGHIYNIDNPLPMSEGDILLYGHFHIPMIEKKDERYFFNPGSISLPKNNSNHSFAILDETKFQIKDLDENILMEINF, encoded by the coding sequence ATGAAACTATTTATTATATCAGATATTCATGGTTCTTTATACTATTTAAAAAAAGTGATGGAAATTTTTGAAAAAGAAAACTATGATAAACTTGTAATACTTGGAGATGAATTATATCATGGTCCTAGAAATCCTCTTCCTAAGGATTATTCTCCAAAAGAGGTAATTGAAATTTTAAATAAATATAAAGATAAAATCATAGCAGTAAGAGGAAATTGTGACAGCGAAGTAGACCAAATGGTGTTGAGTTATCCTATTATGAGCGATTATTCTATGATATATTTAGGAAATAAAAGAGTTTTTTTAACTCATGGACATATTTATAATATTGATAATCCTCTTCCTATGTCAGAAGGAGATATACTACTATATGGACATTTCCATATTCCAATGATTGAAAAAAAAGATGAGAGATATTTCTTTAATCCTGGTTCCATATCTCTTCCTAAAAATAATAGTAATCATAGCTTTGCTATCTTAGATGAAACTAAATTTCAAATTAAAGATTTAGATGAGAATATTTTAATGGAGATAAATTTCTAA
- the nadD gene encoding nicotinate-nucleotide adenylyltransferase, whose product MRIGIYGGSFNPIHKAHVEIVKFILKKLELDRIIIIPVGKASHRDDIMLSGELRKKMCELAFEGNEKIIISDIEIKSKKTSYTIDTLKKIISFYGGHHEFYEIVGEDSAYNFSKWKDYKKILELSKVIVFRREGYNGGVSHNNIIYLDTPLYNISSTLVRERLKKNEKVDDLLPQKVADFIQKNKLYR is encoded by the coding sequence ATGAGAATAGGAATTTATGGTGGAAGCTTTAATCCCATACATAAAGCTCATGTTGAAATAGTAAAATTTATTCTTAAAAAACTAGAATTAGATAGAATAATTATTATTCCTGTTGGAAAAGCTTCTCATAGAGATGATATTATGCTAAGTGGAGAACTTAGAAAAAAAATGTGTGAATTAGCCTTTGAAGGAAATGAAAAAATAATTATCTCTGATATTGAAATAAAAAGTAAAAAAACCTCTTATACTATTGATACCTTAAAAAAAATAATATCTTTTTATGGTGGACACCATGAATTTTATGAAATAGTTGGAGAAGATTCTGCTTATAACTTTTCTAAATGGAAAGATTATAAAAAAATATTAGAGTTAAGTAAAGTTATTGTTTTTCGTAGAGAGGGTTATAATGGTGGTGTTTCTCATAATAATATAATCTATTTAGATACTCCACTCTACAATATTTCCTCTACTTTAGTGAGAGAGAGGTTGAAAAAAAATGAAAAAGTTGATGACCTGCTTCCTCAAAAAGTAGCTGATTTTATTCAAAAAAATAAATTGTATAGATAA
- a CDS encoding PTS sugar transporter subunit IIA, whose product MLEYFNSKLITYINGKHTKEEVLKILVDLIRENTDVLKDEQHFYENIMAREELGSTGIGQGIAIPHARSEKIEEIVVAVGLVENKIDFNSPDGEGVNLILLVGAPKGKNREYLSLVSELMRTFRNKKLREAVTCASNYQELLEAIAELK is encoded by the coding sequence ATGTTAGAGTATTTTAATAGCAAACTGATTACCTATATTAATGGAAAACATACAAAAGAGGAAGTTTTAAAAATATTAGTAGATTTAATTAGAGAAAACACTGATGTCTTAAAAGATGAACAGCATTTCTATGAAAATATAATGGCTAGAGAGGAATTAGGAAGTACTGGTATAGGTCAAGGAATTGCTATTCCTCATGCTAGAAGTGAAAAAATAGAAGAGATAGTAGTAGCAGTTGGATTAGTTGAAAATAAAATAGATTTTAATTCTCCAGATGGAGAAGGAGTAAATCTTATTTTATTAGTAGGTGCTCCTAAAGGAAAAAATAGAGAATATCTATCTCTTGTTTCTGAACTTATGAGAACTTTTAGAAATAAAAAATTAAGAGAAGCTGTAACTTGTGCTTCTAACTATCAAGAGCTTTTAGAAGCTATTGCGGAGTTAAAATGA
- the lpxK gene encoding tetraacyldisaccharide 4'-kinase: protein MRILAYIYYLITSLRNFLYDKRILPIRRVEGVEIICIGNITVGGTGKTPAVQYFVKRLQKMGRKVAVVSRGYRGKRKREPLLVSDGYEIFATARESGDEPFIHALNLKVPIVVSSNRYKGCMFAKKHFGVDTIVLDDGFQHRKLYRDRDIVLIDATNPFGWGEVLPKGMLREDFKKGARRASEFIITKSDLVSEREVERIKKYLKKKLGKEVSIAKHGVTSLCDLKGNQKPLFWVKGKRVLLFSGLANPLNFEKTVISLEPSYIERVDFMDHHNFKRKDIELIQRRADSMKASFIIMTEKDLVKLPTDIPMENFFVLKIEFTVLEDNCLKGIGGNINNAM from the coding sequence ATGAGGATATTAGCATATATATATTACCTCATCACATCTTTAAGGAACTTTCTCTATGATAAGAGAATTCTTCCTATAAGGAGGGTAGAGGGAGTAGAGATTATCTGTATAGGTAACATCACAGTAGGAGGAACTGGTAAAACTCCCGCTGTACAATATTTTGTAAAAAGATTACAAAAAATGGGAAGAAAAGTAGCTGTTGTTTCAAGAGGATATAGAGGAAAGAGAAAAAGAGAGCCTCTTTTAGTAAGTGATGGATATGAAATTTTTGCTACTGCTAGAGAGAGTGGAGATGAACCATTTATACATGCTCTTAATTTAAAAGTTCCCATTGTTGTCAGTTCAAATAGATATAAAGGTTGTATGTTTGCTAAAAAACATTTTGGTGTAGATACCATTGTTTTAGATGATGGATTTCAACATAGAAAGCTTTATAGAGATAGAGATATTGTTTTAATAGATGCTACTAATCCATTTGGTTGGGGAGAGGTTCTTCCTAAAGGAATGCTCCGTGAAGATTTTAAAAAAGGAGCAAGAAGAGCTTCTGAATTTATTATAACAAAATCTGATTTAGTAAGTGAAAGAGAAGTTGAGAGAATAAAAAAATATCTTAAAAAGAAATTAGGAAAAGAGGTTTCTATAGCAAAGCATGGTGTTACATCTCTTTGTGATTTAAAAGGAAACCAAAAACCTCTTTTCTGGGTAAAAGGAAAAAGAGTTTTACTATTTTCTGGATTAGCTAACCCTTTAAATTTTGAAAAAACAGTGATCTCATTAGAGCCTTCATATATTGAAAGAGTAGATTTTATGGATCATCATAATTTTAAAAGAAAAGATATCGAACTTATACAAAGACGTGCTGATAGTATGAAAGCTTCATTTATAATAATGACTGAAAAAGACTTAGTAAAACTTCCTACTGATATACCTATGGAAAATTTCTTTGTCTTAAAAATAGAGTTTACAGTTTTAGAGGATAATTGTTTAAAAGGAATTGGAGGAAATATAAATAATGCAATGTGA